The following nucleotide sequence is from Triplophysa rosa unplaced genomic scaffold, Trosa_1v2 scaffold500, whole genome shotgun sequence.
NNNNNNNNNNNNNNNNNNNNNNNNNNNNNNNNNNNNNNNNNNNNNNNNNNNNNNNNNNNNNNNNNNNNNNNNNNNNNNNNNNNNNNNNNNNNNNNNNNNNNNNNNNNNNNNNNNNNNNNNNNNNNNNNNNNNNNNNNNNNNNNNNNNNNNNNNNNNNNNNNNNNNNNNNNNNNNNNNNNNNNNNNNNNNNNNNNNNNNNNNNNNNNNNNNNNNNNNNNNNNNNNNNNNNNNNNNNNNNNNNNNNNNNNNNNNNNNNNNNNNNNNNNNNNNNNNNNNNNNNNNNNNNNNNNNNNNNNNNNNNNNNNNNNNNNNNNNNNNNNNNNNNNNNNNNNNNNNNNNNNNNNNNNNNNNNNNNNNNNNNNNNNNNNNNNNNNNNNNNNNNNNNNNNNNNNNNNNNNNNNNNNNNNNNNNNNNNNNNNNNNNNNNNNNNNNNNNNNNNNNNNNNNNNNNNNNNNNNNNNNNNNNNNNNNNNNNNNNNNNNNNNNNNNNNNNNNNNNNNNNNNNNNNNNNNNNNNNNNNNNNNNNNNNNNNNNNNNNNNNNNNNNNNNNNNNNNNNNNNNNNNNNNNNNNNNNNNNNNNNNNNNNNNNNNNNNNNNNNNNNNNNNNNNNNNNNNNNNNNNNNNNNNNNNNNNNNNNNNNNNNNNNNNNNNNNNNNNNNNNNNNNNNNNNNNNNNNNNNNNNNNNNNNNNNNNNNNNNNNNNNNNNNNNNNNNNNNNNNNNNNNNNNNNNNNNNNNNNNNNNNNNNNNNNNNNNNNNNNNNNNNNNNNNNNNNNNNNNNNNNNNNNNNNNNNNNNNNNNNNNNNNNNNNNNNNNNNNNNNNNNNNNNNNNNNNNNNNNNNNNNNNNNNNNNNNNNNNNNNNNNNNNNNNNNNNNNNNNNNNNNNNNNNNNNNNNNNNNNNNNNNNNNNNNNNNNNNNNNNNNNNNNNNNNNNNNNNNNNNNNNNNNNNNNNNNNNNNNNNNNNNNNNNNNNNNNNNNNNNNNNNNNNNNNNNNNNNNNNNNNNNNNNNNNNNNNNNNNNNNNNNNNNNNNNNNNNNNNNNNNNNNNNNNNNNNNNNNNNNNNNNNNNNNNNNNNNNNNNNNNNNNNNNNNNNNNNNNNNNNNNNNNNNNNNNNNNNNNNNNNNNNNNNNNNNNNNNNNNNNNNNNNNNNNNNNNNNNNNNNNNNNNNNNNNNNNNNNNNNNNNNNNNNNNNNNNNNNNNNNNNNNNNNNNNNNNNNNNNNNNNNNNNNNNNNNNNNNNNNNNNNNNNNNNNNNNNNNNNNNNNNNNNNNNNNNNNNNNNNNNNNNNNNNNNNNNNNNNNNNNNNNNNNNNNNNNNNNNNNNNNNNNNNNNNNNNNNNNNNNNNNNNNNNNNNNNNNNNNNNNNNNNNNNNNNNNNNNNNNNNNNNNNNNNNNNNNNNNNNNNNNNNNNNNNNNNNNNNNNNNNNNNNNNNNNNNNNNNNNNNNNNNNNNNNNNNNNNNNNNNNNNNNNNNNNNNNNNNNNNNNNNNNNNNNNNNNNNNNNNNNNNNNNNNNNNNNNNNNNNNNNNNNNNNNNNNNNNNNNNNNNNNNNNNNNNNNNNNNNNNNNNNNNNNNNNNNNNNNNNNNNNNNNNNNNNNNNNNNNNNNNNNNNNNNNNNNNNNNNNNNNNNNNNNNNNNNNNNNNNNNNNNNNNNNNNNNNNNNNNNNNNNNNNNNNNNNNNNNNNNNNNNNNNNNNNNNNNNNNNNNNNNNNNNNNNNNNNNNNNNNNNNNNNNNNNNNNNNNNNNNNNNNNNNNNNNNNNNNNNNNNNNNNNNNNNNNNNNNNNNNNNNNNNNNNNNNNNNNNNNNNNNNNNNNNNNNNNNNNNNNNNNNNNNNNNNNNNNNNNNNNNNNNNNNNNNNNNNNNNNNNNNNNNNNNNNNNNNNNNNNNNNNNNNNNNNNNNNNNNNNNNNNNNNNNNNNNNNNNNNNNNNNNNNNNNNNNNNNNNNNNNNNNNNNNNNNNNNNNNNNNNNNNNNNNNNNNNNNNNNNNNNNNNNNNNNNNNNNNNNNNNNNNNNNNNNNNNNNNNNNNNNNNNNNNNNNNNNNNNNNNNNNNNNNNNNNNNNNNNNNNNNNNNNNNNNNNNNNNNNNNNNNNNNNNNNNNNNNNNNNNNNNNNNNNNNNNNNNNNNNNNNNNNNNNNNNNNNNNNNNNNNNNNNNNNNNNNNNNNNNNNNNNNNNNNNNNNNNNNNNNNNNNNNNNNNNNNNNNNNNNNNNNNNNNNNNNNNNNNNNNNNNNNNNNNNNNNNNNNNNNNNNNNNNNNNNNNNNNNNNNNNNNNNNNNNNNNNNNNNNNNNNNNNNNNNNNNNNNNNNNNNNNNNNNNNNNNNNNNNNNNNNNNNNNNNNNNNNNNNNNNNNNNNNNNNNNNNNNNNNNNNNNNNNNNNNNNNNNNNNNNNNNNNNNNNNNNNNNNNNNNNNNNNNNNNNNNNNNNNNNNNNNNNNNNNNNNNNNNNNNNNNNNNNNNNNNNNNNNNNNNNNNNNNNNNNNNNNNNNNNNNNNNNNNNNNNNNNNNNNNNNNNNNNNNNNNNNNNNNNNNNNNNNNNNNNNNNNNNNNNNNNNNNNNNNNNNNNNNNNNNNNNNNNNNNNNNNNNNNNNNNNNNNNNNNNNNNNNNNNNNNNNNNNNNNNNNNNNNNNNNNNNNNNNNNNNNNNNNNNNNNNNNNNNNNNNNNNNNNNNNNNNNNNNNNNNNNNNNNNNNNNNNNNNNNNNNNNNNNNNNNNNNNNNNNNNNNNNNNNNNNNNNNNNNNNNNNNNNNNNNNNNNNNNNNNNNNNNNNNNNNNNNNNNNNNNNNNNNNNNNNNNNNNNNNNNNNNNNNNNNNNNNNNNNNNNNNNNNNNNNNNNNNNNNNNNNNNNNNNNNNNNNNNNNNNNNNNNNNNNNNNNNNNNNNNNNNNNNNNNNNNNNNNNNNNNNNNNNNNNNNNNNNNNNNNNNNNNNNNNNNNNNNNNNNNNNNNNNNNNNNNNNNNNNNNNNNNNNNNNNNNNNNNNNNNNNNNNNNNNNNNNNNNNNNNNNNNNNNNNNNNNNNNNNNNNNNNNNNNNNNNNNNNNNNNNNNNNNNNNNNNNNNNNNNNNNNNNNNNNNNNNNNNNNNNNNNNNNNNNNNNNNNNNNNNNNNNNNNNNNNNNNNNNNNNNNNNNNNNNNNNNNNNNNNNNNNNNNNNNNNNNNNNNNNNNNNNNNNNNNNNNNNNNNNNNNNNNNNNNNNNNNNNNNNNNNNNNNNNNNNNNNNNNNNNNNNNNNNNNNNNNNNNNNNNNNNNNNNNNNNNNNNNNNNNNNNNNNNNNNNNNNNNNNNNNNNNNNNNNNNNNNNNNNNNNNNNNNNNNNNNNNNNNNNNNNNNNNNNNNNNNNNNNNNNNNNNNNNNNNNNNNNNNNNNNNNNNNNNNNNNNNNNNNNNNNNNNNNNNNNNNNNNNNNNNNNNNNNNNNNNNNNNNNNNNNNNNNNNNNNNNNNNNNNNNNNNNNNNNNNNNNNNNNNNNNNNNNNNNNNNNNNNNNNNNNNNNNNNNNNNNNNNNNNNNNNNNNNNNNNNNNNNNNNNNNNNNNNNNNNNNNNNNNNNNNNNNNNNNNNNNNNNNNNNNNNNNNNNNNNNNNNNNNNNNNNNNNNNNNNNNNNNNNNNNNNNNNNNNNNNNNNNNNNNNNNNNNNNNNNNNNNNNNNNgcatgtttgtatctcctctttgccccgcctctctgaaacgcgcagattttttttacaaagctcatggctctgaaaagcgaggtgtgctatgattggccagttaaccagtgcgtagtgattggtcgaatactgcaagcgtgtgagggaaatgtaacgcctcttaccatatttggaacatcaggttccaaagcaattgtactgacaggtacgcccaccttacttacgtatacatttgggcggtcttagtcaaatcataccacgaactgacgtagatttgtgggggtgtggctacacgaggcgtttcaggcaggtctgggtgagcattcgcttttagatagaatgcatcttttgttccgacactttcatttttgcaattttacgtgtctaatgcatgcatgagcaacttataacacaccaaagtcacagaaaaacacgtattcgcgccatatgacccctttaatgacaAGTCCATAATCTCACCTGGCAGCTATGGCAAATATCTGCAGGTGTCTGGCCGCAGCCAGCTTCACCGCTCCTCCCAGCTGCATGTGACCCGACATGGACGCGGCCAGCCAGCGCTGATTCACAAGCACACATGTGTTATCGGTCAACGTGGACAAAATGTCCAGGACGCCACATTTGATAATCACCACCAGATCCACAGGCTGATAGTGAAAGTTCAAAGCAAAGACCGTAGCTAACAGCAGGTGCTGACAAAAGCCTGGAATGAGACAGGCCACAAATACGTTAAATGCACGGTTCACCCAGCAAACTCAATGATTTTCTCACAACTCGAGATTCACATTATGTTATCATATCGTGTTGTTGTGGACCTGCAATCTTACTTGCCATATTAACAATCttatttcatttgttcttttttactACCGACAGTGAGAAATACCAAGCAATAAAGCCGAAAGTCAAAACACTCGCCACAAATGAGCGATAGAAAAGAACCAGTGGTCTATatgtgtagacacggtgttagacaCTGTGTTAGACACGAAATACAATCCTTGCAACCCTTTCTTATAAATGGCCCCTGTGTTTGCACTCCATGTCAATTTTGCATCAATGACCGTCCCCTATCTACTACTTCAATGCCTCACCATTGACAGTTATATGTTGGTGTGTATCACCTCCTGTTCTGaaatcaaatataatttatttagatCTAGGCTCCGTAAAAAGTGTTACCAACCTGCTTGTTCTCTCTCTAGCGCCACCTTTTGTCTAAGCACACGCACAAGCTGCTGGTACAGTGTGTGAGCCGCAGACTGCAGATCCCTCTGAACGCCTATAGGAGCCGATTGAGTCCCAGCctacacatacaaacaaagaCCGACAAAAgagcacacacaaaacacaaacagtcaTATGTCAGTATGTGCACAAGTTTAATTTAATGCATGTTTCATCATCTTGTTCAGGATTTCATTTACATGTAATTTGTGTATAAAACACATGGTCATTTACAAATAGTTAAATTGACATCAGTAAACCTAAGATCATTTTGCAACGAAATGGGAAAGAAAGAACTCCAAGCTATTTTAAAAACTAGCCAGACTCAAAAAaaaatttttctttaaaaatacttACAGCCAGATTATAaatctaaaatatttaaagtcccagtgaaattgaaaatgacaattcttattttttcatgaaatattgcagcgtttacagtaaatagcttatcaatgtgggtcattttctttttaaaattcatgtaccctcataatcttcagttaaaatctgaaaatgcacttccgcccttaaatgactatccatctcaaatgatgtaaattagaCAGGTTGGGCgtagcatccgttaactccgttaaccaatcaattcgcagtgaaaaacgcaagccacggccaataattttctcctttgaaattccttttcactcggaaatgggtcagaatacggaagtaaaaacgatcgcaacttccggttcacggggactttaatgtttatggaatatatataaaagttaGCAGGATCTAAAATCAATTCAATttgcaagacgtaaacaacactggtacAGAAGTACAAAATgacagaatacaaccaacagaatatttagaACTGAATCAATTGTAAACAAACATCTTGGAGAATGAAACACAAAGTGCTTCTGGGGTGGTGGGGTTTGTGTCTTGCATAATTGTCTactctatataaatatatatattttcagacTGTCTTACAGTGTAATGATGAATCTTGTTGTTGGGTGCAGTCAGACTGCCAGTGATTGGTGCTCCCAGACCAAAGCATCCCGAGAGGAACTGCAGCTGCACTGACTGCAGGAGGCCAGGGAATCGAGGGGGCGCTAGAGAGCACGTGTTCTTTTCTTCCATTTCTGACAGGAATGAGGAAATCTGACACAGCGCCTCTAAACGTACCTGAACACAGGATACCAAACATTGTATGTGACTCTACACCAACATTATTCTATAACTGATTTTATGAGCCATGGGTTTCCTACCTGGGCTCTTTGGTGTTGCTGTGCCATGGCAAGAGTGATGGCTTTTGGGTCGGCCTGCGCTCCTCCATCTTTGTCCACCAGAGCTGATGTCCGGAGGAGACTCCCACACAGAAAATGGAAGACATGTCCCAGTATAGGGGTGCCACTTCCACCAGGGCACACTATGGTAGTGGGGCTGATACACTGGCGCAGTCGCTCCCAGGCATCTTTCATGATGCCAAGAGAACACAGAGGCAGGCCTGCGGTGAAAGACACAGTTGATCAGTACAGGGAAGTATTACAGATATGTGAGACCAGACACGTGACAGATCGGATAAGTGAGATCAGACGTAAGATTAGATTTGAGAGATTAGACATGTGGGGAAAAAATATGTGAGATCAGACATGTGACATTTCAGGTACGTATGTGAGATCAGACATGTGACAGNNNNNNNNNNNNNNNNNNNNNNNNNNNNNNNNNNNNNNNNNNNNNNNNNNNNNNNNNNNNNNNNNNNNNNNNNNNNNNNNNNNNNNNNNNNNNNNNNNNNNNNNNNNNNNNNNNNNNNNNNNNNNNNNNNNNNNNNNNNNNNNNNNNNNNNNNNNNNNNNNNNNNNNNNNNNNNNNNNNNNNNNNNNNNNNNNNNNNNNNNNNNNNNNNNNNNNNNNNNNNNNNNNNNNNNNNNNNNNNNNNNNNNNNNNNNNNNNNNNNNNNNNNNNNNNNNNNNNNNNNNNNNNNNNNNNNNNNNNNNNNNNNNNNNNNNNNNNNNNNNNNNNNNNNNNNNNNNNNNNNNNNNNNNNNNNNNNNNNNNNNNNNNNNNNNNNNNNNNNNNNNNNNNNNNNNNNNNNNNNNNNNNNNNNNNNNNNNNNNNNNNNNNNNNNNNNNNNNNNNNNNNNNNNNNNNNNNNNNNNNNNNNNNNNNNNNNNNNNNNNNNNNNNNNNNNNNNNNNNNNNNNNNNNNNNNNNNNNNNNNNNNNNNNNNNNNNNNNNNNNNNNNNNNNNNNNNNNNNNNNNNNNNNNNNNNNNNNNNNNNNNNNNNNNNNNNNNNNNNNNNNNNNNNNNNNNNNNNNNNNNNNNCCCCACCCACCCCCCCCAACCCCCTCCCCCTCCCCGAGCCATTTCTCATTGAACTTATAACAAACTAtacataaaatgttaataaaaatggTCACCGCCCACCTTGTAGAGGACATAAATGAGCAGGGCAAGCAGTAAAAGGCCGGCAAGAATAGCCAGAATGATGATCCACAGAGGTACAGCATATGTACTGCCTATTTTGTTCCAGACCACAGGAGTGACcatctacaaaaaaaaagagaaaaaatactaaattaatCTGAAGTCATGTCAACAGATTTCTAATAAACAAAGACTGTAAACAAAGGTTTACCTTTTTGGCACCACTAGGAGTCACCTTGGGCAAAATAGCATAGGGCATCTTTTCTACTTTGTAACTTGCAAGACACTCTAAAACAAAGCTCTTGTATGgattctgcaaaacaaaaagacaCATTCAGTATTTAAGTGACAAATTAATATATTAACCTTGCACAATAAATTAGATCTTAAGTGGTGTTTGTCAGGTATTTTTAATGTTACAATTCCTTCCAAAACTcagtttgtgtccatacaatggaagtcaatgggggcaatgCTGTTGGGTTACCAACGTCCATTcaaatgtcttcatttgtgttgtgcatgagaaagaaagtcatataggttttaaatgacatgacgatgagtaaatgattttttaaaaatgatctatatatattttaactATCTATTTAACTAGGCtaactttaaagtccccgtgaaccggaagttgcgatcgtttttacttccgtattctgacacatttccgagtgaaaaggaatttcaaaggagaacatgagtgggcgtggcttgcgtttttcactgcgaattgattggatgtgtaaaaacaggtgttgcattgattttgaaatgaagctggcagcagacttgacagttgaaggggaggagttaacggatgctccggccaagccgtctagtttacgtcatttgagatggatagtcatttcagggggGAAGTGCATtgtcagattttaactgaagattatgagggtacaatgacccacattgataagctatttactataaacactgcaatatttcatgaaaaaataagaattgtcacttttaatttcactgggactttaacaaatgtttcacagttttttttttccataaatgGATAGATCCTTTGGGTTTTGCATTGACTCATTGTAATTGGCTTGGCTTATGTTTTGTGGATAGGTTATCGTGTAACTAATCCTAAACGTATCCTCCTCTTGCAATCCTGTAGCTCGGCTTCTTCAAGAGAACTCAGTACGGCACGGCTATGGAAAAAGCCCAGCTCAAACCTCAGGCCGCCTCTGAGGCCTAAACTACACGGACAAAACACGccaaagaatgtttttaaccagAAGCCATCAAAGACAAGGTTCATtgctgtttaaaaaacaaagactAGACTGCAGTAGAGGAATGTGGAGGAAAGATCACTGGATCTTCACTGTACTGCGCTAAGGGACGAGACCCTGAGGACTTCAAGCCAAATGAATGTtgtgttgattttattttttcttgctGTGGGTTTCGATTTTAAACCACCACTTATAGCCTACCACTCGCAGACAGTTTGGGTTTATCTGAACCGAAGCTCAGGATCAGTTGCCTTGTAGCGTGCTAACGGAAAAGCGCAGCAACCAATGAGAATCTCTCTTACAGATTCTGCCCAGGACTGACACTCACCTGCACTAATACGTTTTTACCTTTACAATTTCACTTAGTTGTTGGTTTTAGTCTGCACCTCCTcatatgttttaaacatttaagatgCTTAAGCAATCCACAGTGTAGCACCAAAATCCAAAGAGTTTGATACAGgtgggtttgtttgtttgtttgttgtgttttgaatGTGAGAATGAGGTAGGATACCTCACCATGGACCCTCGTCTCCATGTTCCTGctgttgttttttaacaaagacattgtaaatgttttatgttttgttgtgtgAGCGTTTTCGGTTTGAATGAGATGTTCTCAGCTCAGTCACCTCCTCCAAAGAAAAGTTGGTTTCGGTCTCAGGTGATACTGTGGAAAAGCAGCACACAGGTCCGGTGCCGTGCCGTGCCGTTTCCATGGAAACATTGTCAGGATCTTTTATGGAAGGCGACCGCTCTTCCTTGCCGCCGTGTCAGAGGGGGACAACAAGAAACATTGTCCCGGGCTCTGGGATGATGGGGCGGAGATCCGTTCTGTTGTCTTACTAAGTTATTAGTAACAAGCAGTAGCGTTGCCTTTGTAGTCATCTGGGACACAACTGGATCCACATCGAGCCTGTGAAACCTTGAAGCAGAGCTGTGCTTTGCCATTACACTATTAGACTCTTTGGACCGCTGTTGACTTGGAATGAGAAGTCTGTTTGTCAGTGCGCATGCAGGTCACACATTAGTATAACATGCATAGACAACTGACTCACGGACTGAAAGCGTACCCGTTCCAAGGTAGCAGTAACTCATCCAGGGACTGAATGTTGAAATACACCTGTAAAGTTTCTTCTGTTGAATGCGTGTGTGAGGAGAAGATGTGGAGATATGAGAAACTGAGACTTTTGTCCAAATGCTCAGCTCGTGGGGCTTCACAGTAAGTGACATTCAGAGAGTAAAAATGCTTTTGTACTTCATGGTGCTAAAGTGGCCAAACAAGAAGATATCGCAATCACCTATCATGCAATTCTTGTCTCGACGAGCCACTTAGAAAGGGAAAGCATTTCCCACTGTGGAATGTGTAGGACATGTATGGAAGTGCAATATATTTTAATCTATTCATTTCAACCTTTTTGTCATGTGTATATTAATACTTTATTTCAGTTAAGTTCTCTGGAATTCAAATTATTTGAAGACAACACCCGGTTTGAGGGTTGAAATTAGCCCTGAAGTTTGGGTAGTTCTAAAAACAGTACACTGTTTATACTGGAGTCAcatttttttgccaaaaatattcaaatcagatttatttgtaaaaaaagcTATTTTCATTCgcaaagtgattgtgttgtaaATACATATAGTAAACGGTAACCAACAAAAATCTCTTGTCACTGAATTAAGACTGTTTATTGTATTTTGGCTGTGGTGTGGCTTTATGAGCAGATGCTGCAGATTTTACTGCGACACTCCTAGATGGCACAAAACCAACAAACGCAGAGACCACTTGAAACCTTggcgatgtttttttttatgttttgaatctcttgtacattttcaaaaacattatttattcctCCAAAAGTTACATTGTAAACCTGAGATTTTTGCTTTTTAACACTGGGTATGTCTTCTTATTTCTATCCCATAAAAaccaaattctttttttttttttttttNAGAAAGCACTGGGGTTGGGCTCCCTGCTCGGCTGCTCTATCGATGTAAGTAATCATAATCTACTTCTATTGGAGTTATATTATGTTGACCATAATATGTAAATGCAATGACAACATTACATACAGTGACATGTATTGAAATCTTTAATGGTGtataatttttggaggatctattgactgaAATGCTACATGATACATAGTTATGTATTCGGAGGTATATAAAGACCTAACATAATGATAAGCATTATGTTTgcattaccttagaatgagctatacATACATggaaattcgccatgttgtttctacagtagctcctaaatggacaaactgctccgcAGAGAATGTTTCATATACAGGATCTCGTGACCTGACGACATTtaagtcctgtgtcagccaccgtattaatttgaaagggaggggtggagtgagcagttggttgcatttcgcaacctcaccactagatgctgctaagtTTTATACAGTGGAcctgttcatttttgtttagttgaaGATCACTTTGAAATGcacacttaaagtcccagtgaaataaaaaatgacaattcttattttttcatgaaatattgcagggtttataataaatagtttatcaatgtgggccattttctttttaaattcatgtaccctcataatcttcagttaaaatctgagaatgcacttccgccctgaaataaTGACGTAAATTatacggcttggccggagcatccgttaactcctccccttcaactgtcagtctgctgccagtttcatttcaaaatcaatgcaacagctgtttttacacatccgatccattcgcagtgaaaaacgcaagccacacccactacttttctcctttgaaattccttttcactcggaaatgtgtcagaatacggaagtaaaacgatcgcaacttccggtttaCGGGGACTTTAAAATACCTAAGATTAACTGACGTTTCCTTGTGCTCTCTGACAAAATGCATGTGATTGTATTCgtttactaaaaataaaataaataaagatagaaagaaagaaaggcaaaaaatctattaaataataaacGAATTAAACTCTTTACTAGGCTAGTGTGTATGAAACGGAGGCGTTGACCAGTCTGAAGCTGGTGAAAGGACATGCGTACTCCATCACTGGCGCAGAGGAGGTGAGACAACGTTCGTTAAACTGTCATATAACTTACTAAAATGCGTAACAATTACAATGAGACACTGATTTTTCCCTGAATTTCAGGTTCATTATTTCGGGCGTCCGGTGCAGCTGGTGCGTATGAGGAACCCGTGGGGTAAGATGGAGTGGACAGGTGCATGGAGTGATACGTGAGTTTTTTCCTGACACGTTCGTTGCAAGTCATCGCGTTACCTTACTTTAGGGCTCTGTACAAAAAATCTCTTCCACAGATCCAACGAGTGGAATTATGTCCAACCGGAGGAGAAAGCTAAATTGAATTATTCAGCTGAAGATGGAGAGTTCTGGTAAGAAAGCCTGAACTTTACATACTGTAAGAAAAAACGTAACGCACTCGTGTGAAGATTCgatttgttttaatgaatcgGTCCGTTCAGacggtttgtttgttttatttacatatttcctcctttttttaacttcctgtcaGGATGGCATATTCAGACTTCATAAAGCACTTCTCAGAGTTGGAGATCTGTAATCTAACCCCAGACACTCTGACCAGTGATGAGGTGGGCCATTGGAACTACTGTCAGTTTGA
It contains:
- the LOC130550968 gene encoding probable E3 ubiquitin-protein ligase HERC1, with amino-acid sequence MKDAWERLRQCISPTTIVCPGGSGTPILGHVFHFLCGSLLRTSALVDKDGGAQADPKAITLAMAQQHQRAQVRLEALCQISSFLSEMEEKNTCSLAPPRFPGLLQSVQLQFLSGCFGLGAPITGSLTAPNNKIHHYTAGTQSAPIGVQRDLQSAAHTLYQQLVRVLRQKVALEREQAGFCQHLLLATVFALNFHYQPVDLVVIIKCGVLDILSTLTDNTCVLVNQRWLAASMSGHMQLGGAVKLAAARHLQIFAIAAR